In the Methylophilus sp. 5 genome, one interval contains:
- a CDS encoding methanol/ethanol family PQQ-dependent dehydrogenase produces the protein MKVTSSSAILGALVGGLFASFSGLAMADADLDKQVNTAGAWPIATGGYYSQHNSPLAQINKSNVKNVKAAWSFSTGVLNGHEGAPLVIGDMMYVHSAFPNNTYALNLNDPGKIVWQHKPKQDASTKAVMCCDVVDRGLAYGAGQIVKKQANGHLLALDAKTGKINWEVEVCDPKVGSTLTQAPFVAKDTVLMGCSGAELGVRGAVNAFDLKTGELKWRAFATGSDDSVRLSKDFNKDNPHYGQFGLGTKTWEGDAWKIGGGTNWGWYAYDPKLNLFYYGSGNPAPWNETMRPGDNKWTMTIWGRDLDTGMAKWGYQKTPHDEWDFAGVNQMVLTDQPVNGKMTPLLSHIDRNGILYTLNRENGNLVVAEKVDPAVNVFKKVDLKTGTPVRDPEFATRMDHKGTNICPSAMGFHNQGVDSYDPESRTLYAGLNHICMDWEPFMLPYRAGQFFVGATLAMYPGPNGPTKKEMGQIRAFDLTTGKAKWTKWEKFAAWGGTLYTKGGLVWYATLDGYLKALDNKDGKELWNFKMPSGGIGSPMTYSFKGKQYVGSMYGVGGWPGVGLVFDLTDPSAGLGAVGAFKELQNHTQMGGGLMVFSL, from the coding sequence ATGAAAGTAACATCATCTAGCGCCATTCTTGGTGCTTTGGTCGGAGGCTTGTTTGCAAGTTTTTCTGGCTTAGCCATGGCAGATGCGGACTTGGACAAGCAGGTGAATACCGCCGGTGCTTGGCCAATCGCAACGGGTGGCTATTACAGCCAGCACAATAGCCCACTGGCACAAATTAACAAATCCAACGTTAAAAACGTAAAAGCGGCCTGGTCATTTTCTACCGGTGTATTGAATGGTCACGAAGGTGCGCCATTAGTCATTGGTGACATGATGTATGTCCACTCTGCGTTCCCAAACAACACTTATGCTCTGAATCTTAACGATCCAGGCAAAATTGTTTGGCAACACAAACCTAAGCAAGATGCTTCAACCAAGGCAGTAATGTGCTGTGACGTGGTTGACCGTGGTTTAGCTTACGGTGCGGGTCAAATTGTTAAAAAACAAGCCAATGGTCACTTGCTGGCGTTGGATGCCAAAACCGGCAAAATCAACTGGGAAGTAGAAGTGTGTGATCCAAAAGTGGGTTCAACACTGACACAAGCGCCTTTTGTGGCGAAAGATACCGTGTTGATGGGGTGTTCTGGTGCTGAGCTGGGTGTACGTGGTGCTGTGAACGCATTCGACCTGAAAACAGGTGAATTGAAATGGCGTGCATTTGCTACGGGCTCTGATGACTCTGTGCGTCTGTCTAAAGACTTCAACAAAGACAATCCACACTATGGTCAATTCGGCCTGGGTACAAAAACCTGGGAAGGCGATGCCTGGAAAATTGGTGGCGGTACAAACTGGGGTTGGTACGCATACGATCCTAAATTGAACCTGTTCTACTACGGTTCAGGTAACCCTGCACCATGGAACGAAACCATGCGTCCTGGTGACAACAAATGGACCATGACCATTTGGGGTCGTGACCTGGATACAGGGATGGCGAAATGGGGCTACCAAAAGACGCCGCATGACGAGTGGGACTTTGCTGGTGTGAACCAGATGGTACTGACCGACCAGCCAGTCAACGGCAAAATGACGCCATTGCTGAGCCATATCGACCGTAACGGTATCTTGTACACCCTGAACCGTGAAAACGGCAACCTGGTGGTGGCTGAAAAAGTGGACCCAGCGGTTAACGTATTCAAAAAAGTGGACCTGAAAACCGGTACACCAGTACGTGATCCAGAGTTTGCAACCCGTATGGACCATAAAGGTACCAACATTTGTCCATCAGCGATGGGCTTCCACAACCAGGGCGTTGATTCTTACGATCCTGAAAGCCGTACTTTGTATGCTGGCCTGAACCACATTTGTATGGATTGGGAGCCGTTCATGCTGCCATACCGTGCTGGTCAGTTCTTCGTTGGCGCAACATTGGCGATGTACCCTGGCCCTAACGGCCCAACCAAGAAAGAAATGGGTCAGATTCGTGCATTTGACCTGACCACTGGTAAAGCAAAATGGACCAAGTGGGAGAAATTCGCGGCTTGGGGCGGTACTTTGTACACCAAAGGTGGCCTGGTTTGGTATGCAACGCTTGACGGTTACCTGAAGGCTTTGGATAACAAAGACGGTAAAGAGTTGTGGAACTTCAAGATGCCTTCCGGTGGTATCGGATCTCCAATGACTTACTCCTTCAAAGGTAAGCAGTACGTTGGCAGCATGTACGGTGTAGGAGGCTGGCCTGGTGTTGGTCTGGTGTTTGACCTGACAGACCCAAGTGCTGGTTTGGGTGCGGTTGGTGCGTTCAAAGAACTGCAAAACCACACACAAATGGGCGGTGGCCTGATGGTGTTCAGCCTGTAA
- a CDS encoding histidine kinase, translating to MPVIAAIHKLGKLSRASQDTLIVMTGVALTFACSSQFDLAERVNAWLLTYEYAQLDEVPLTLFVFVLLSVWFSQRRMREIHAEIQRRQRTEAQLSSSQQLYKTLFDGDLTGNVVLDIDGNIGMHNRAFDRICRPTSDHKNACGLFSFDWPTFVSQLQYHQELNFNKLQIRRPDGLPCFVGARFVHVPAADRKPAQLHGYLVDMTEQCLVELDLERTLKENRVLARHAMQMQEQERKYIASEIHDETGQYLTAIRMDALTLQKSSPDQAHVIAVRIASNTQHVQQSIRALIKHLRPPALDSLGLIGAVERLVNDWKKLNVSVDCHLALDTGEQTLNEDTNIVAFRVVQEALTNISRHAHASEVWIDIHIIKRLDKATLKIEIRDNGQGMDTTQATEGVGLVGMRERIESLQGSFKLMSGVQAGTLITGLLPLNLSKQARPASSLLSDPGVNDYATP from the coding sequence ATGCCAGTCATTGCTGCTATTCACAAACTCGGCAAATTAAGCCGGGCCAGTCAGGACACGCTCATTGTGATGACGGGCGTGGCGCTGACATTTGCCTGCTCGTCGCAATTTGACCTGGCCGAGCGGGTCAATGCCTGGCTATTAACTTATGAATACGCACAACTGGACGAAGTACCGCTCACCTTGTTTGTATTTGTGTTGTTGAGCGTGTGGTTCAGCCAGCGCCGCATGCGGGAGATTCATGCCGAAATTCAGCGTCGGCAACGCACAGAGGCGCAATTAAGCAGTAGCCAGCAGCTCTATAAAACATTGTTTGACGGCGACCTGACCGGCAATGTCGTGCTGGATATTGATGGCAATATTGGTATGCACAATCGTGCGTTTGATCGTATCTGCCGCCCGACCAGCGATCATAAAAACGCCTGCGGGCTGTTTTCGTTCGACTGGCCAACGTTTGTCTCGCAACTGCAATACCACCAGGAGCTCAACTTCAACAAGCTGCAAATCCGGCGGCCAGATGGCCTGCCCTGCTTTGTCGGCGCGCGTTTTGTGCATGTGCCGGCAGCAGATCGCAAACCGGCACAACTGCATGGTTACCTGGTAGACATGACCGAGCAGTGCCTGGTGGAGCTCGACTTAGAGCGCACGCTCAAAGAAAACCGCGTGCTGGCCCGCCACGCCATGCAAATGCAGGAGCAAGAGCGCAAATATATTGCCAGCGAAATTCATGATGAAACTGGCCAATACCTGACCGCCATCCGCATGGATGCACTCACCCTGCAAAAAAGCAGCCCCGATCAGGCGCATGTGATTGCGGTGAGAATTGCCTCTAATACCCAGCATGTGCAGCAGTCCATACGTGCGTTAATCAAGCACTTGCGGCCACCGGCACTCGACTCGCTGGGGCTGATTGGCGCCGTTGAGCGCCTGGTTAATGACTGGAAAAAACTCAATGTGTCTGTTGACTGCCACCTGGCGCTAGACACAGGCGAACAGACTTTGAACGAAGACACCAATATTGTTGCCTTTCGGGTCGTGCAAGAAGCGCTCACCAATATTTCGCGCCATGCCCATGCCAGCGAAGTCTGGATAGATATTCACATCATCAAACGCCTTGATAAAGCCACGCTAAAAATTGAAATCCGTGACAACGGACAAGGCATGGATACCACGCAAGCCACCGAAGGCGTCGGGCTGGTCGGCATGCGCGAACGCATAGAATCGCTGCAAGGCAGCTTCAAACTCATGAGTGGCGTGCAAGCAGGCACCTTGATTACCGGCCTGTTGCCACTCAACTTGAGCAAGCAGGCGCGCCCTGCCTCATCTTTATTATCAGACCCGGGAGTGAACGACTATGCAACACCCTAA
- a CDS encoding response regulator transcription factor: MAKVMIADDHAMLRQGLRTMLEQANHQVTADALSGEEACLLVEKNHPDLLILDLDMPGIGGLETLKRILHRKPQMRVLIFSMHDDCIYATRAIQAGARGYVTKTEPPEVVLEAVQKILKGGRYINNELAQSLSMYHLESQENPIQKLSPREFEVFRRIAQGEALAAIAKGMHIGYKTVANIQTSVRQKLGVETTGQVVHIAVRFGIIKGL; this comes from the coding sequence ATGGCAAAAGTAATGATCGCCGATGACCACGCCATGCTCAGGCAAGGTCTGCGCACCATGCTGGAGCAAGCCAATCACCAAGTGACAGCGGATGCGCTGAGTGGCGAAGAGGCTTGCCTGCTGGTTGAAAAAAACCACCCTGACCTGTTGATTTTAGACCTCGACATGCCCGGCATAGGTGGTCTGGAAACCTTGAAGCGTATATTGCATCGCAAGCCGCAGATGCGGGTGTTGATTTTTAGCATGCATGATGACTGCATCTATGCCACGCGCGCCATTCAGGCCGGTGCGCGCGGCTATGTGACCAAAACTGAGCCACCAGAAGTGGTGCTGGAGGCGGTGCAGAAAATCCTCAAGGGCGGGCGCTACATTAACAACGAGTTGGCGCAAAGCTTATCCATGTACCATCTAGAGAGCCAGGAAAACCCGATCCAGAAACTATCACCGCGCGAGTTTGAGGTATTCCGCCGGATTGCACAGGGCGAAGCGCTGGCAGCCATCGCCAAGGGCATGCATATCGGCTATAAAACCGTAGCTAATATCCAGACCAGTGTCAGGCAAAAGCTGGGGGTAGAAACCACTGGCCAGGTGGTCCATATTGCCGTGCGCTTTGGCATTATCAAAGGCCTGTAG
- a CDS encoding ABC transporter permease: protein MILIIARKELRSLFATPMGWLVLAIFQAIVGTYYSLSFNQYFEIMHSAQWQVQRIGITQFMAEGVFGVAAVLMLFVVPLVSMKLISEERKNQTMALLMSAPLSMSELILGKLLGIVSYLSLLVASMVVMIAMLLPWAEIDLPYLLTHALGLWLLMVASSALGLYVSCLTANPILAAFCSMTALAICLLLDKFFSDDHQALFHNLSLMQHYRQFALGILDSYDLIFFVLFAVFFVLLSIRRLHADRLYG, encoded by the coding sequence ATGATTTTAATCATCGCCCGCAAAGAACTGCGCAGCCTGTTTGCCACCCCCATGGGCTGGCTGGTGCTGGCCATTTTTCAAGCCATTGTTGGCACTTATTACAGCCTGAGTTTTAACCAGTATTTTGAAATCATGCACAGTGCGCAATGGCAGGTGCAGCGCATAGGCATTACCCAGTTTATGGCCGAAGGCGTGTTTGGCGTAGCAGCAGTCTTAATGCTGTTTGTGGTGCCACTGGTGAGCATGAAACTCATCAGCGAAGAACGTAAAAACCAGACCATGGCCCTGCTCATGAGCGCCCCTTTAAGTATGAGCGAGCTGATTCTGGGCAAACTGCTGGGCATCGTCAGCTATTTGAGCCTGCTGGTTGCCAGCATGGTGGTCATGATTGCCATGCTGTTACCGTGGGCCGAAATTGACCTGCCGTATCTGCTCACACATGCGCTTGGGCTGTGGCTGCTGATGGTGGCTAGCAGTGCACTCGGGCTGTATGTCTCTTGCCTAACCGCCAACCCGATTCTGGCCGCTTTTTGCAGCATGACGGCGCTGGCCATCTGCCTGTTGCTGGACAAGTTTTTTAGTGACGATCACCAGGCGTTGTTTCACAACCTGTCACTCATGCAGCATTACCGCCAATTCGCACTGGGCATTCTCGACAGCTACGACCTGATATTTTTTGTGCTGTTTGCCGTGTTTTTTGTGCTGCTTTCTATTCGCCGTCTCCATGCTGACCGACTCTATGGCTAA
- a CDS encoding DUF4350 domain-containing protein — MANTLQARRLSFARTAFKRLANWWHHRLAVPALLLLTLALGAAAWQFKVMADTTHNHRNTLSAASIQVLQQLPDRIEVTAFCSNSPYKGRYFRKSISALLQRYQSVHPNLQVQFIDPASAPTLAREWQIKKEGEMVIRYRGQQQHLYLPYTEEAFTNVLLQLQHGARAPLIFAADNGEPALQDSSPQGASQLGQALQAAGLRTLSATSLTTLPNQQASLPTLVLAGATHAYTAAQNKVIQAHIDHGGNLVWLLDTPQQQGLDTLATQLGFTLSPGLIIDPANRQFDIPLHALSTQRYASQGPTQDFALRTFFDSAHAIQRPRQAGDAWRTLPLVAVADHGWVSAAYQPMQPASQALFNPKTDTQGPATVMLALEKDRATGERQRVLIIGSRQFFTNAQLQRGGNLALGMQSLQWVVNNQPSVSLAAPPLRDSVIALPATQTWLMVLFNSFQFGLPAMLLWAGWLSWRRKQRV, encoded by the coding sequence ATGGCTAACACTCTTCAGGCGCGCCGCCTGTCATTCGCACGCACCGCATTCAAGCGCCTGGCAAACTGGTGGCACCATCGGCTAGCCGTGCCTGCACTCTTGCTATTGACCTTAGCGCTAGGGGCGGCGGCCTGGCAGTTTAAGGTCATGGCCGACACCACACATAATCACCGCAATACGTTGTCAGCAGCCAGCATACAGGTGCTACAACAATTGCCAGACCGCATAGAAGTCACGGCATTTTGCAGCAACAGCCCCTACAAAGGCCGCTATTTCAGAAAGTCGATTAGCGCCTTGCTACAGCGCTATCAATCTGTGCACCCCAACCTGCAAGTGCAATTTATAGACCCGGCCAGCGCGCCCACCCTGGCGCGCGAGTGGCAGATCAAAAAAGAAGGCGAAATGGTCATTCGCTATCGCGGACAACAGCAACACCTTTACTTACCCTACACCGAAGAAGCCTTCACCAACGTGCTCTTGCAACTGCAACACGGTGCGCGTGCACCGCTCATTTTTGCTGCTGACAATGGTGAGCCCGCTTTGCAAGACAGCTCGCCGCAAGGCGCCAGCCAATTGGGGCAAGCCCTGCAAGCCGCCGGATTACGCACGCTCAGCGCCACATCGCTGACAACACTGCCTAACCAACAGGCATCGTTGCCCACCTTGGTGCTGGCCGGGGCAACCCACGCCTATACGGCGGCACAAAACAAGGTGATTCAAGCGCATATTGATCACGGCGGCAACCTGGTCTGGCTGCTGGACACGCCGCAACAACAAGGATTAGACACCCTGGCCACACAGCTAGGCTTCACGCTTAGCCCAGGGCTGATTATTGACCCCGCCAATCGCCAGTTTGATATTCCGCTGCATGCCTTGAGCACCCAGCGCTATGCCTCACAAGGCCCGACCCAGGACTTTGCCCTGCGCACTTTTTTTGATAGCGCACATGCCATTCAACGCCCCCGCCAGGCCGGCGACGCATGGCGCACACTACCGTTGGTCGCAGTGGCTGACCATGGCTGGGTCAGCGCAGCTTACCAGCCGATGCAACCAGCCAGCCAAGCACTATTTAATCCGAAAACCGACACCCAGGGCCCGGCCACCGTCATGCTGGCATTAGAAAAAGACCGTGCAACCGGCGAGCGGCAACGGGTGCTGATCATAGGCAGTCGCCAGTTTTTCACCAATGCGCAGTTACAGCGTGGTGGCAATCTGGCGCTCGGCATGCAAAGCCTGCAGTGGGTTGTCAATAATCAGCCGAGTGTGAGTTTGGCCGCGCCCCCGTTACGAGACAGCGTGATTGCCCTGCCTGCCACGCAAACCTGGCTGATGGTGTTGTTTAACAGCTTTCAATTTGGTCTGCCAGCCATGCTGTTATGGGCAGGCTGGCTAAGCTGGCGCAGAAAGCAGCGCGTTTAA
- a CDS encoding EpsD family peptidyl-prolyl cis-trans isomerase encodes MMKKIALIVPALMLVMAGCSKHDDAAKAGSQVVAKVNGSEITVHQLNFALSKLGKLDQSQIKAASEKVLQQMVDMELLKQKSVDEKLDRDPNVLQVLEATKQQVLAQAYMQKIAAKQAAPSADDIKKFYDTHPELFSDRNVYVIQEFAVKDGNQHVSEIEAGISAAKTADDLAKWLKDNNYLFSANASRKAAEQLPLELLKKLNTLKAGDTLVVKSPQALVLLFLAKVDRQPVDLEKAKPVIQQFLVNSNQQTVIKNEVSTLRKDAKVEFYGDFSKLTLDSGATTAPVAPAEAKPESAVASPVSETTEQPAHHNQAIEKGLSGL; translated from the coding sequence ATGATGAAAAAAATCGCATTAATTGTGCCAGCACTGATGCTGGTGATGGCCGGATGTAGTAAACATGATGACGCTGCCAAAGCAGGCTCGCAAGTGGTGGCCAAGGTCAATGGCAGTGAAATTACCGTGCATCAATTGAATTTTGCCTTATCCAAGCTGGGTAAGCTGGATCAGTCACAAATCAAGGCTGCGTCTGAAAAAGTATTGCAGCAAATGGTCGACATGGAGCTGCTCAAGCAGAAGTCTGTCGATGAAAAGCTGGATCGTGATCCGAATGTATTGCAGGTGCTGGAAGCCACCAAGCAGCAAGTGTTGGCGCAGGCTTACATGCAAAAGATCGCAGCCAAACAAGCGGCACCATCAGCCGATGACATCAAGAAGTTTTACGATACGCATCCTGAGTTATTCAGTGATCGTAATGTGTATGTGATTCAGGAGTTTGCTGTTAAAGATGGCAACCAGCATGTGAGCGAGATTGAAGCTGGTATCAGCGCTGCGAAAACGGCCGATGATTTAGCCAAGTGGTTAAAAGACAATAACTACCTGTTTAGCGCAAATGCCAGCCGCAAAGCCGCAGAACAATTGCCATTAGAGCTGCTGAAAAAACTAAATACCTTGAAAGCGGGCGATACGCTGGTGGTGAAGAGCCCACAGGCGCTGGTGTTGCTGTTCTTGGCCAAGGTTGATCGTCAACCGGTGGATTTGGAAAAAGCTAAACCAGTGATTCAACAGTTTTTGGTGAATTCTAATCAGCAAACGGTGATTAAAAACGAAGTGTCTACCTTGCGTAAAGATGCCAAAGTAGAGTTTTACGGCGACTTTTCAAAACTGACGCTGGATAGTGGCGCAACCACCGCGCCGGTAGCGCCTGCTGAGGCCAAACCGGAATCAGCTGTGGCTTCACCTGTGTCTGAAACCACCGAGCAGCCAGCGCACCATAATCAGGCGATCGAAAAAGGACTGTCTGGTTTGTAA
- a CDS encoding CAAX prenyl protease-related protein, whose amino-acid sequence MMTALLDSWFTRHERARIFPFVGFILLLALEPWLAAALTWLGAGAEPTYLLRSVCALLLLLYFRRDYLELRVTPTFNQALAALLAGWLVFLLWIIPYPTWLGGHDGRIVAAMPMQSSADVFWLMCRWSGSALVVPVIEELFWRAYLMRRLDSADFMSVVPATVTAYAIAVSSVLFAVEHQLWLAGLLAGLVYAWLYRRFQVLWVSILAHVTTNAVLGLWVVYGGHWQYW is encoded by the coding sequence ATGATGACTGCGTTATTGGATTCCTGGTTTACCCGGCACGAGCGTGCCCGCATTTTTCCGTTCGTCGGTTTTATTCTGCTGTTGGCGCTAGAGCCATGGCTGGCCGCTGCATTGACCTGGTTGGGTGCCGGTGCCGAACCGACTTATTTGCTGCGCAGTGTGTGTGCACTGTTGCTGTTACTGTATTTTCGCCGCGACTACCTCGAGCTGCGCGTCACCCCCACTTTTAATCAGGCATTGGCTGCGTTGCTGGCTGGCTGGCTGGTATTTTTACTTTGGATCATCCCTTACCCTACCTGGCTGGGGGGGCATGACGGGCGTATTGTCGCTGCGATGCCCATGCAAAGTAGTGCTGATGTGTTCTGGTTAATGTGCCGCTGGAGTGGCTCGGCATTGGTGGTGCCGGTGATCGAAGAGTTGTTCTGGCGTGCGTATTTGATGCGCAGGCTGGATAGTGCTGACTTTATGTCAGTGGTGCCTGCTACCGTCACCGCTTATGCAATTGCAGTAAGTAGCGTATTATTTGCAGTGGAACATCAGCTCTGGTTAGCCGGGCTGTTGGCCGGATTGGTATATGCCTGGTTATACCGTCGATTTCAGGTGCTCTGGGTGTCAATACTGGCCCACGTGACCACCAATGCCGTGCTTGGGTTATGGGTGGTGTATGGCGGTCACTGGCAGTACTGGTAA